The following are encoded together in the Acetobacter vaccinii genome:
- a CDS encoding ATP-binding protein, giving the protein MPRHPARRAHVLALIGAGLLIVTFGAMGIELGNEMVRHGDLDRQSTAAGSYLRGLHHATSDARICHYAWLAHQQKPDAACYTEAIHQLSESLSGFEAFRSVQMRESGGRVEPLANVRKQLETISAWPVAVEGMPDGGEQVLASLDQNLSMLSRASTIDQADRVANMLRNTSWQRRLGLLGILTGVFSLVSAGWVLDRSSLAAARAETSSRDLALRLRATLDSLSLGVAVFGADGRLWHWNEQLTAVLGLEKNFLRTGLPYNALSAVLVVDGMPMLEPLEHVEASLARQQPDPPVVVECKGTNGADLELCRTVFFAPDGAAEQRGFVLTAADITMRLRSERALGEAQKLRALGQLTAGIAHDFKNLLTVILGNLELAAEHDQPEQVAQRQDYLSAAAHAGHRSEALTGQLLSFMRRQSGEPGCLRLSDLFSFLGGLLGRVIGPRIVVDCESVGEVWPVRADPAQLESAVLNLAINARDAMPSGGRLRITARNVTFSVNADLMSLPVEEGRAMRVVSDPAPLPAGDWVRLDVIDSGSGMTRDVLARLFEPFFTTKREGAGTGLGMAMVLAFSQQVQGRVVVATGRASGTEVSLWLPRAAAEARVETPALAVPTRQEAPTPPRKPHERSLQVLVVEDDAAIRDIVVTILSMSGHKVLEAGDGEQAFDVAAGMEGTLDLLVTDIQLPGPLDGITLSRVVLERYPGAAVVYMSGDLTADSQPPPGSVANACLLAKPFRRDGLMEAVTMALGARAAS; this is encoded by the coding sequence ATGCCACGGCATCCCGCAAGACGGGCCCATGTGCTGGCCCTTATCGGCGCAGGCCTGCTGATTGTGACCTTTGGTGCCATGGGCATCGAACTGGGTAATGAAATGGTCCGCCATGGTGATCTGGACCGCCAGAGCACGGCGGCAGGCAGTTACCTGCGTGGGCTGCACCATGCCACCAGCGATGCCCGCATATGCCACTATGCCTGGCTTGCACACCAGCAGAAGCCCGATGCCGCGTGCTATACGGAGGCCATCCACCAGCTTTCGGAAAGTCTGAGCGGGTTTGAGGCATTCCGCTCAGTGCAGATGCGTGAAAGCGGCGGGCGGGTTGAGCCTTTGGCCAATGTCCGCAAGCAGCTTGAAACCATAAGTGCCTGGCCGGTTGCTGTTGAGGGCATGCCTGACGGGGGCGAGCAGGTTCTGGCCAGTCTGGACCAGAACCTGTCCATGCTCAGCCGTGCCAGCACGATTGATCAGGCAGACCGCGTGGCCAACATGCTGCGTAATACAAGCTGGCAGCGCAGGCTTGGCCTGTTGGGGATTTTGACAGGTGTGTTCAGCCTTGTTTCGGCAGGCTGGGTGCTTGACCGGTCCTCCCTTGCCGCAGCACGGGCCGAGACCTCATCGCGCGATCTGGCCTTGCGACTGCGCGCCACACTGGACAGCCTGAGCCTTGGGGTTGCGGTGTTCGGGGCGGATGGCCGCCTGTGGCACTGGAACGAGCAACTGACTGCCGTGCTGGGGCTGGAAAAGAATTTCCTGCGTACAGGCCTGCCTTACAATGCCCTGAGTGCCGTGCTGGTGGTGGATGGCATGCCCATGCTGGAACCGCTGGAACATGTTGAGGCCAGCCTGGCCCGCCAGCAGCCCGACCCGCCCGTGGTGGTGGAATGCAAGGGCACCAACGGGGCTGATCTGGAACTGTGCCGCACGGTCTTTTTTGCCCCCGATGGTGCCGCCGAGCAGCGGGGCTTTGTGCTGACAGCGGCCGATATTACCATGCGCCTGCGCAGTGAGCGCGCGCTGGGTGAGGCGCAGAAGCTGCGCGCTCTGGGCCAGTTGACCGCAGGGATCGCGCATGACTTTAAAAACCTGCTGACGGTTATTCTGGGTAATCTTGAACTGGCAGCAGAGCATGACCAGCCCGAACAGGTGGCCCAGCGGCAGGATTATCTGTCCGCTGCCGCCCATGCGGGCCATCGGTCCGAGGCGCTGACAGGGCAGTTGCTGTCCTTTATGCGCCGGCAGAGTGGGGAGCCGGGTTGCCTGCGCCTGTCCGACCTGTTCTCCTTCCTCGGCGGGTTGCTGGGCCGTGTGATCGGCCCGCGCATTGTGGTGGATTGCGAATCCGTAGGGGAGGTCTGGCCTGTCCGGGCAGACCCGGCACAGCTTGAAAGTGCGGTGCTCAATCTGGCCATTAATGCGCGTGACGCCATGCCGTCGGGCGGGCGGCTGCGGATCACGGCGCGCAATGTCACCTTTTCCGTCAATGCGGATCTGATGAGCCTGCCGGTGGAGGAAGGGCGCGCCATGCGTGTGGTGTCCGACCCGGCCCCTCTGCCTGCGGGGGACTGGGTGCGGCTGGATGTCATAGACAGCGGCAGCGGCATGACGCGGGACGTGCTGGCCCGCCTGTTTGAGCCGTTTTTTACCACCAAGCGGGAAGGGGCAGGCACAGGGCTGGGCATGGCCATGGTGCTGGCGTTTTCTCAACAGGTGCAGGGGCGTGTTGTGGTGGCCACGGGCCGGGCCAGCGGGACGGAAGTCTCCCTATGGCTCCCCCGTGCTGCGGCCGAGGCCAGGGTGGAAACCCCGGCCCTTGCGGTGCCGACACGGCAGGAGGCCCCCACCCCGCCCCGCAAACCGCACGAGCGCAGTTTGCAGGTGCTGGTGGTGGAGGATGACGCTGCCATCCGCGATATCGTTGTGACCATTCTGAGCATGAGCGGCCACAAGGTGCTGGAGGCAGGAGATGGTGAACAGGCCTTTGACGTGGCCGCCGGGATGGAAGGTACGCTGGATCTGCTGGTGACCGATATCCAGCTTCCCGGCCCGCTGGACGGCATAACCCTGTCGCGTGTGGTGCTTGAGCGTTATCCGGGTGCGGCTGTGGTCTATATGTCGGGTGATCTAACAGCGGATTCCCAGCCACCTCCGGGCAGTGTGGCCAATGCCTGCCTGCTGGCCAAGCCCTTCCGCCGTGATGGGTTGATGGAGGCTGTCACCATGGCCCTTGGTGCGCGGGCGGCGAGCTAA
- a CDS encoding TVP38/TMEM64 family protein has translation MVARVYSQLAGRGKKMVPAQGMEPAFSRYARTATVLIRPLLMLLVLVLGALWLRHVPALQHVLDGAAEGRQGFAGCMLFLAGATLWCAFGLPRQVAGFAAGLAYGVLGGLGLITVASTLGCLAGFLWARWGGRDWAQRQLGARFARLDGFMTAQPFLSILTLRLLPVGSALLLNLLGGLSGMRVAPFVIATIVGALPQNAMTVLLGSGVQVGAAWQYVLGAGLFVVSGVLGLWLWRHARIAAVADQPR, from the coding sequence GTGGTGGCACGGGTTTACAGCCAGCTTGCCGGGCGCGGCAAGAAGATGGTACCAGCGCAGGGGATGGAACCTGCTTTTTCCCGCTATGCCCGCACTGCAACGGTGCTGATCCGCCCCCTGCTCATGCTGCTGGTGCTGGTGTTGGGCGCGCTATGGCTGCGCCATGTTCCTGCCCTGCAGCATGTGCTCGATGGTGCGGCAGAGGGGCGGCAGGGGTTTGCAGGCTGCATGCTCTTTCTGGCGGGGGCGACACTGTGGTGCGCCTTTGGTCTGCCCCGGCAGGTGGCCGGGTTTGCCGCAGGGCTTGCCTATGGTGTGCTGGGTGGGCTGGGGCTGATTACGGTGGCCTCCACACTCGGGTGTCTGGCGGGTTTTCTATGGGCCAGATGGGGTGGCCGAGACTGGGCGCAGCGGCAGTTGGGGGCACGTTTTGCCCGGTTGGATGGTTTTATGACTGCCCAGCCTTTTCTGAGTATTCTCACCCTGCGGTTGCTACCGGTGGGGTCTGCATTGTTGCTGAACTTGCTGGGCGGCCTGTCGGGCATGCGTGTGGCACCGTTTGTGATTGCTACCATCGTGGGCGCGCTGCCCCAGAACGCTATGACAGTATTGCTGGGTTCGGGCGTGCAGGTTGGTGCTGCGTGGCAGTATGTTCTGGGAGCCGGGTTGTTTGTGGTCTCTGGCGTGCTGGGCCTGTGGCTGTGGCGGCATGCCCGTATTGCCGCTGTGGCCGATCAGCCCCGTTAG
- a CDS encoding COX15/CtaA family protein — protein MTPAHRRLISTWLFVLCFMLLGMIAIGGVTRLTGSGLSIMDWQPVSGIIPPLTHAEWERLFALYQTIPQYHLQHEGFGLEGFQRIFWAEWTHRFWGRLMGLVLLVPLLWFVVRGMITRALAVRLFAFFVLGALQGAIGWFMVASGFRPNSTAVEPVRLVLHLSAALALYAAILWTAFSIRWPTPVASAPAATRLVRPLARVAVGLLCLTIIAGGFTAGTHAGFLFNTFPLMDGRLIPADYARMTPFWLNWVANRAAVQFDHRLLATLTVLSVGAVLLVGLRARGLGEQARNALLLLGWAVAIQYALGITTLLLVVPVWAGAIHQTFAAVLLGCMLYVLHCLRTPRHSPD, from the coding sequence ATGACCCCCGCACACCGCCGCCTGATTTCAACATGGCTGTTTGTGCTGTGCTTCATGCTGCTGGGCATGATCGCCATTGGCGGTGTCACGCGCCTGACAGGCTCTGGCCTGTCCATTATGGACTGGCAGCCTGTCAGCGGGATTATCCCCCCCCTGACCCATGCGGAGTGGGAGCGACTGTTTGCCCTCTACCAGACCATTCCCCAGTACCATCTCCAGCATGAAGGCTTTGGACTGGAAGGCTTCCAGCGGATTTTCTGGGCGGAATGGACCCACCGCTTCTGGGGTCGGTTAATGGGCCTTGTACTGCTGGTGCCCCTGCTGTGGTTTGTCGTGCGCGGTATGATCACCCGTGCGCTGGCTGTGCGGCTGTTTGCCTTTTTTGTGCTGGGCGCACTACAGGGGGCCATTGGCTGGTTCATGGTTGCCTCGGGCTTCCGGCCCAACAGCACGGCGGTTGAGCCTGTGCGGCTGGTGCTGCACCTGAGCGCTGCCCTTGCCCTCTATGCCGCCATCCTGTGGACTGCGTTCTCCATCCGCTGGCCCACCCCTGTGGCCTCGGCCCCGGCGGCCACACGGCTGGTGCGCCCGCTGGCGCGGGTGGCTGTGGGGCTTTTGTGCCTGACCATTATTGCCGGGGGCTTTACGGCGGGCACCCACGCAGGCTTCCTGTTCAATACCTTCCCGCTGATGGATGGGCGGCTGATCCCTGCCGACTATGCCCGCATGACCCCGTTCTGGCTGAACTGGGTTGCCAACCGGGCCGCCGTGCAGTTTGACCACCGCCTGCTGGCCACGCTGACAGTGCTGTCCGTTGGTGCCGTGCTACTGGTGGGCCTGCGCGCACGCGGGCTGGGCGAGCAGGCCCGTAACGCTCTGCTGCTACTGGGCTGGGCAGTGGCTATCCAGTACGCACTGGGCATTACAACGCTGCTGCTGGTTGTGCCTGTCTGGGCCGGGGCCATCCACCAAACCTTTGCCGCCGTGCTGCTGGGCTGCATGCTGTATGTGCTGCACTGCCTGCGCACCCCCCGGCACAGCCCGGACTGA
- a CDS encoding 2-isopropylmalate synthase — protein MSADQTSFTHPSFGVMTPERIIIFDTTLRDGEQSPGFSMNLAEKLRMAEALATLGVDVIEAGFPVASKGDFESVNQIARNTRGAVICALARSGGAKDIAAAGEALAPAERKRIHNFISTSPLHMKYKLRMEPETVLDLITAGNTAARNLTDDVEWSAEDGSRTEPDFLCRCVEAAIKAGATTINIPDTVGYATPEDMEQIFSMLRARVPGADRVIFSAHNHNDLGLGVANTLASIRGGARQVECTINGIGERAGNAALEEIVMALRTRHDQYPYTTGIHTQGLLKVSRMLATITSFDVQPNKAIVGRNAFAHESGIHQDGVLKNAATYEIMTPESVGWSRSSLVMGKHSGRAAFRDKLKALGYEDMDDARLNDAFTRFKDLADRKKVVYDDDIVALVDDEARDHDHIRFVNMSVSSVSGQPSEVQLTLSVDGHDTHATATGNGPVDAAFNALRRAFAHDAKLALFSVAAVTEGTDAQARTTVRLEEAGKLVDGQGADADTVVSAVRAYVHALNKLLVKRARTEPEALNA, from the coding sequence ATGTCTGCTGACCAGACCAGCTTTACCCATCCGTCCTTTGGCGTCATGACGCCTGAACGCATTATCATCTTCGACACCACCCTGCGTGATGGGGAGCAGTCGCCCGGTTTTTCCATGAACCTGGCCGAAAAGCTGCGCATGGCCGAAGCCCTGGCAACGCTGGGTGTGGATGTGATCGAGGCGGGTTTTCCCGTGGCCTCGAAGGGTGACTTTGAATCCGTCAACCAGATTGCCCGCAACACCCGTGGGGCTGTCATCTGCGCGCTGGCGCGCAGCGGCGGGGCCAAGGACATTGCCGCCGCGGGTGAGGCACTGGCCCCTGCGGAACGCAAGCGTATTCACAACTTCATCTCCACCTCCCCGCTGCACATGAAATACAAGCTGCGGATGGAGCCGGAAACCGTTCTGGACCTGATTACCGCCGGGAACACCGCCGCCCGCAACCTGACGGACGACGTGGAATGGTCGGCCGAGGACGGGTCGCGCACCGAGCCTGACTTCCTGTGCCGCTGTGTGGAGGCCGCCATCAAGGCCGGTGCCACCACCATCAACATTCCCGACACGGTGGGCTATGCCACGCCAGAAGATATGGAGCAGATTTTCTCCATGCTGCGCGCCCGCGTGCCGGGTGCGGACCGGGTCATTTTTTCGGCGCATAACCATAACGACCTGGGGCTGGGCGTGGCCAACACGCTGGCCTCCATCCGGGGTGGGGCGCGGCAGGTGGAATGCACCATCAACGGCATTGGCGAGCGCGCAGGCAATGCGGCGCTGGAAGAAATTGTCATGGCGCTGCGTACCCGCCACGACCAGTACCCCTACACCACGGGTATCCACACCCAGGGGCTGCTGAAAGTGTCGCGCATGCTGGCCACCATCACCAGCTTTGACGTCCAGCCCAACAAGGCCATTGTCGGGCGCAACGCCTTTGCCCATGAAAGCGGTATCCACCAGGATGGCGTGCTGAAAAACGCCGCCACCTATGAAATCATGACCCCCGAAAGTGTTGGCTGGTCGCGCTCATCCCTGGTGATGGGCAAGCATTCCGGCCGGGCCGCCTTCCGCGACAAGCTGAAGGCTCTGGGTTATGAGGACATGGACGACGCCCGCCTGAATGACGCCTTTACCCGCTTCAAGGATCTGGCTGACCGCAAAAAGGTTGTTTACGACGACGACATCGTGGCCCTGGTGGATGATGAAGCCCGCGACCATGATCATATCCGTTTTGTGAACATGAGTGTCAGCTCCGTATCGGGCCAGCCGTCGGAAGTGCAGCTGACCCTGTCGGTCGATGGGCACGACACCCACGCCACCGCCACGGGCAACGGCCCGGTGGATGCTGCCTTCAACGCCCTGCGCCGCGCTTTCGCGCATGACGCCAAGCTGGCGCTGTTCTCGGTCGCCGCCGTGACAGAAGGCACCGACGCCCAGGCCCGCACTACCGTCAGGCTGGAAGAAGCAGGCAAGCTGGTCGACGGTCAGGGCGCTGATGCCGATACCGTTGTCTCAGCCGTGCGCGCCTATGTGCATGCGCTGAACAAGCTGCTGGTCAAGCGCGCCCGCACCGAACCGGAAGCCCTGAACGCCTGA
- a CDS encoding rod shape-determining protein produces MFSRLLGLMSADMAIDLGTANTLVYAKGRGIVLNEPSVVAIADIRGKKQLLAVGEEAKLMVGRTPGNITAIRPMRDGVIADFDVAEEMIKHFIRKVHNRRAFVSPQIIVCVPSGSTAVERRAIQESAESAGARRVFLIEEPMAAAIGAGLPVTEPSGSMIVDIGGGTTEVAVISLGGIVYARSVRVGGDKMDEAIISYIRRTYNLLIGESSAERIKISIGSAMIPEDADETGPWQDVKGRDLINGVPREVQVSQAQIAESLMEPVSQIIDAVTTALENTPPELAADIVDKGIVLTGGGALLFRLADVLRLATGLPVTVAEDALSCVALGTGRALEEMNRLRNVLTTMY; encoded by the coding sequence ATGTTTTCTCGTCTGCTCGGCCTCATGTCCGCTGACATGGCCATCGACCTGGGTACTGCCAATACCCTTGTCTATGCCAAGGGGCGCGGTATTGTACTTAACGAGCCTTCCGTTGTCGCCATTGCGGATATCCGTGGCAAGAAGCAGCTTCTGGCCGTGGGCGAGGAAGCCAAGCTGATGGTCGGGCGTACCCCGGGCAACATTACGGCCATCCGCCCCATGCGGGACGGCGTGATTGCCGATTTTGACGTGGCGGAAGAAATGATCAAGCATTTCATCCGCAAGGTTCATAACCGCCGCGCCTTTGTCAGCCCCCAGATTATTGTGTGCGTGCCCTCTGGCTCCACTGCGGTGGAACGTCGCGCCATTCAGGAAAGCGCGGAAAGTGCTGGTGCGCGCCGCGTGTTCCTGATCGAGGAACCCATGGCCGCCGCCATTGGCGCGGGCCTGCCTGTGACCGAGCCTTCGGGCAGCATGATTGTCGATATCGGCGGTGGCACGACGGAAGTGGCCGTGATCTCGCTAGGTGGTATCGTTTATGCCCGCTCCGTGCGCGTGGGCGGCGACAAGATGGATGAGGCGATTATCTCCTACATCCGCCGCACCTATAACCTGCTGATTGGCGAAAGCTCGGCCGAACGGATCAAGATCAGCATCGGCTCTGCCATGATCCCGGAGGACGCGGATGAAACCGGCCCCTGGCAGGATGTCAAAGGCCGTGACCTCATCAACGGTGTCCCGCGTGAAGTCCAGGTGTCCCAGGCGCAGATTGCCGAAAGCCTGATGGAACCTGTCAGCCAGATTATTGACGCCGTCACCACGGCTCTTGAAAACACACCGCCCGAACTGGCGGCTGATATTGTGGACAAGGGCATTGTGCTGACCGGCGGCGGGGCGCTGCTGTTCCGTCTGGCCGATGTGCTGCGTCTGGCCACTGGCCTGCCCGTTACAGTGGCGGAAGATGCCCTGTCCTGCGTGGCCCTGGGCACCGGTCGGGCCCTGGAGGAAATGAACCGCCTGCGCAATGTGCTGACCACAATGTACTGA
- the mreC gene encoding rod shape-determining protein MreC has product MLPVSIQMRQALSKLVLPALLLLSVGIIIAGQVDKRLADQLRMGVADGLAPLWSLISHTQSSMDTLASGLSEARHLAEENRRLQDENANLRRWYDVAVSLARENDTLKTELRWVPEPTPSFVTGRVVADSGGIYARAVLLVVGSESGVHVGNVALAASGLAGRVTEVGAHAARILLITDVASRLPVQLESSHASAIMVGDNTPLPRLLYYPQDARPIEGERVVTGDQTGAFPAGIPIGTVHYLHPGQPVVQPFAQLEHPTVLRVFDFRQSEIEPPEAPGHVPLTHPHRPLALPFRTLLAPGQEG; this is encoded by the coding sequence ATGCTCCCGGTTTCCATCCAGATGAGACAGGCTCTGAGCAAGCTGGTACTCCCAGCCCTGCTGCTCCTGTCTGTCGGGATTATTATTGCCGGGCAGGTGGACAAGCGGCTGGCGGACCAGTTGCGCATGGGTGTGGCCGATGGGCTGGCCCCGTTGTGGAGCCTGATCTCCCACACCCAGTCCAGCATGGACACGCTGGCCAGCGGGTTGAGCGAAGCGCGCCACCTAGCAGAAGAAAACCGCCGCCTACAGGACGAAAACGCCAATCTGCGCCGCTGGTATGATGTTGCTGTCTCCCTCGCGCGGGAGAACGATACCCTCAAAACCGAACTGCGCTGGGTGCCGGAACCCACGCCCTCCTTTGTCACAGGCCGCGTTGTTGCCGACAGCGGGGGTATTTACGCGCGCGCTGTGCTGCTGGTTGTCGGCTCGGAAAGTGGTGTGCATGTGGGCAATGTGGCCCTGGCCGCCAGCGGGCTTGCCGGGCGGGTAACGGAAGTCGGCGCACATGCGGCCCGGATCCTGCTCATCACCGATGTAGCCAGCCGCCTGCCGGTGCAGCTTGAATCAAGCCATGCCTCGGCCATTATGGTGGGCGACAACACACCCCTGCCACGCCTGCTCTACTACCCGCAGGACGCCCGCCCGATTGAGGGGGAACGCGTGGTGACTGGCGACCAGACCGGGGCATTCCCTGCGGGTATTCCCATTGGCACCGTGCATTACCTGCACCCAGGCCAGCCGGTGGTGCAGCCTTTTGCCCAGCTTGAACACCCGACTGTGCTGCGCGTGTTTGACTTCCGCCAGTCCGAGATCGAACCGCCAGAAGCCCCCGGCCATGTGCCGCTGACCCACCCGCACCGGCCGCTGGCCCTGCCGTTCAGAACCCTGCTGGCCCCCGGGCAGGAAGGATAG
- a CDS encoding rod shape-determining protein MreD: MPSPALPDWDPDTGPQATLRQRLDRAARHLLPTLFALFATIVFSAPLAIPGSAELLPAIIISTVFFWSVWRPSGMPALNVFLLGLFMDLVGFTPLGVSAFILLLVHGTASYIRFGLMRMNFLVVWCVLGLVGAAAAAMQWALACVFRLNLLDPAPAFFEALLCIGVYPLLSATCSWFLRVLDEKNAP; encoded by the coding sequence ATGCCATCCCCCGCCCTGCCCGACTGGGACCCAGATACAGGCCCGCAGGCCACCCTGCGGCAGCGACTCGACAGGGCGGCACGCCATCTGCTGCCCACCCTGTTTGCGCTGTTTGCCACGATTGTCTTCTCCGCTCCGCTGGCCATTCCCGGCTCGGCCGAGCTGCTGCCCGCCATTATTATCAGCACCGTGTTTTTCTGGTCTGTCTGGCGGCCATCAGGCATGCCCGCACTCAATGTTTTCCTGCTCGGGCTGTTCATGGACCTGGTAGGCTTTACGCCACTGGGGGTCAGCGCGTTTATCCTGCTTCTGGTGCATGGCACGGCCAGCTATATCCGCTTTGGGCTGATGCGGATGAACTTTTTGGTGGTATGGTGTGTGCTGGGGCTGGTAGGAGCGGCGGCGGCGGCCATGCAATGGGCATTGGCCTGTGTGTTCCGGCTGAACCTGCTTGATCCGGCACCCGCATTTTTCGAAGCTTTGCTGTGCATAGGGGTCTATCCGTTGCTCTCCGCCACCTGTTCGTGGTTCCTGCGCGTCTTGGATGAGAAGAACGCGCCATGA
- the mrdA gene encoding penicillin-binding protein 2 yields MKLKGRKRENRRLMPVRDQKDPARGVFTRRALLFMAVQVAALGELGRRLYHLQINDGDHYARMAANNRVSKRLLAPPRGRIVDRYGMALANNKENWRALLLPEETTDIPGTIERFSAIIPLDDRDRSRIAREMRHQRRFVPVMLRDFLSWDEMARIELNAPSLPGVLIDVGTRRVYPEGELLAHIIGYVAPPNEEDVAHSTLLALPGMRVGRSGIEQSQDEQLRGTAGSVEMEVNAVGRVMSELNRLEGVPGEEISLTIDRGLQQKVLNHIGDQTASAVVLDCHNGEVLAMVSTPSFDPSLFDSGVSHAQWIEWTNNQRTPLINKAVAGVYPPGSTFKPAVAMAALESGLFSATDRVFCPGHLDVGGTRFHCWSRWGHGSVDLHLALKYSCDVYFYEIARRIGMDRIAQTANRFGLGVPLDIELPHTRTGLIPTPAWRRAHNHHWNGGDTIVSGIGQGFVQVTPLQLATYTARIATGRAVEPHLMRAINGEVSPMASAEHWPDLNMPEPYLKALREGMFAVVNEQHGTAPKAKLDLPDIAMAGKTGSAQVRHVSRALRESGHFNSANLPWEYRPHALFICFAPYDAPRYAAAVVIEHGNTGADAAAPLARDIMRDTLLRDPVNHTTPPPESVADAGDSIE; encoded by the coding sequence CTGAAGCTCAAAGGGCGCAAGCGCGAAAACCGCCGCCTTATGCCCGTACGCGACCAGAAAGACCCCGCACGCGGTGTATTCACACGCCGTGCGCTGCTGTTCATGGCTGTGCAGGTTGCTGCCTTGGGGGAACTGGGGCGGAGGCTGTACCACCTCCAGATCAACGATGGTGACCATTACGCCCGCATGGCGGCCAACAACCGTGTCAGCAAGCGGCTGCTTGCCCCGCCACGCGGCCGGATTGTGGACCGCTATGGCATGGCGCTGGCCAACAACAAGGAAAACTGGCGCGCCCTGCTGCTGCCCGAGGAAACGACGGACATCCCCGGCACCATCGAGCGTTTTTCCGCCATTATACCGCTGGATGACCGCGACCGCAGCCGCATTGCGCGGGAAATGCGCCACCAGCGCCGCTTTGTGCCTGTCATGCTGCGCGACTTTCTGTCGTGGGATGAAATGGCGCGGATTGAGCTCAACGCCCCCTCCCTCCCCGGTGTGCTGATTGATGTGGGCACACGCCGCGTGTACCCAGAGGGCGAACTGCTGGCCCATATCATCGGCTACGTGGCCCCCCCGAATGAGGAGGACGTAGCCCATTCCACCCTGCTGGCACTGCCCGGCATGCGGGTGGGCCGCTCGGGCATAGAGCAGAGCCAGGACGAACAGTTGCGGGGCACCGCAGGTTCGGTCGAGATGGAGGTCAACGCAGTCGGCCGGGTCATGTCCGAGCTGAACCGTCTTGAAGGTGTGCCGGGCGAAGAAATAAGCCTGACCATCGACCGTGGCCTGCAACAGAAAGTGCTCAACCACATTGGCGACCAGACAGCCTCCGCCGTGGTGCTGGACTGCCATAATGGGGAAGTGCTGGCCATGGTCAGCACGCCATCGTTCGACCCGTCGCTATTTGATAGTGGGGTCAGCCACGCCCAGTGGATCGAATGGACCAACAACCAGCGCACGCCCCTGATCAACAAGGCGGTGGCCGGAGTGTACCCGCCGGGTTCAACCTTTAAGCCCGCCGTGGCCATGGCAGCGCTGGAATCGGGCCTGTTTTCCGCCACTGACAGGGTATTCTGCCCTGGCCATCTGGATGTGGGCGGCACACGCTTTCACTGCTGGTCGCGCTGGGGTCATGGCTCGGTGGACCTGCACCTCGCGCTCAAATACTCCTGCGACGTCTATTTCTATGAAATCGCCCGCCGGATTGGCATGGACCGGATCGCCCAGACCGCCAATCGCTTTGGCCTTGGCGTGCCGCTGGATATCGAGCTGCCCCATACCCGCACGGGTCTTATCCCCACCCCGGCCTGGCGCCGTGCCCATAACCACCACTGGAATGGGGGGGACACCATTGTCAGCGGCATTGGGCAGGGGTTTGTGCAGGTCACACCGCTGCAACTGGCCACCTATACGGCCCGTATTGCTACAGGCCGCGCGGTAGAGCCGCACCTGATGCGCGCCATCAATGGTGAAGTCAGCCCCATGGCCAGTGCCGAACACTGGCCGGACCTGAACATGCCAGAGCCGTATCTGAAAGCCCTGCGTGAGGGCATGTTTGCTGTTGTGAACGAGCAGCACGGCACGGCCCCCAAAGCCAAGCTGGACCTGCCCGACATAGCTATGGCGGGCAAGACCGGGTCGGCCCAGGTGCGTCATGTCTCTCGCGCGCTGCGTGAGAGCGGGCACTTCAACTCCGCCAATCTGCCGTGGGAATACCGGCCCCATGCGCTGTTTATCTGCTTTGCCCCTTATGATGCCCCACGCTACGCGGCCGCTGTCGTGATCGAACATGGGAACACAGGGGCCGATGCCGCAGCCCCGCTGGCGCGCGACATCATGCGCGACACCCTGTTGCGTGACCCGGTCAACCACACCACACCGCCACCCGAAAGTGTGGCGGATGCGGGGGATTCCATTGAATAG